One region of Candidatus Binatia bacterium genomic DNA includes:
- the infB gene encoding translation initiation factor IF-2 — MSRKRIHELAKEWNVDVKDFVARLDKLGIRNKRAQSSLTDEEVERARAELAIDERPAVAVGDERVAVDTEGHTVVERRVRTNVIRRRTTRADSVPGLETAFPEGATLPPLSGEPFEVPADLFETTFAPELLPEAPLSSFSATEPPQYAPQTAVSGQAAGSESAAPVEAHAPAAMAADVAASAPVAPRMVPPPPPPPVARPAAPKARVEAPELQSPFAQRGPKVIGRIDLRKTQPAPAPAAPPRQRHTATAEPPPPMAPPAEDAKPKRKKRKVIKQTDMRETVDQDRRFGRPPRKKKALPGKEIRKTEITTPRASKRVVRISEVITVGDLARAMGVKAGEVIKKLMDSGMMAAINQVLDYDTAAYIASEFEYIVENVAFDAESMLEEKVEKVAVDEGLQTRPPVVTIMGHVDHGKTSLLDAIRHTNVTAGEAGGITQHIGAYSVDVDERRVTFLDTPGHEAFTAMRARGAKVTDIVVLVVAADDGVMPQTVEAINHARAAGVPIVVAINKIDKPEANLERIKQQLADYGLVAEDWGGDTVCVPVSARSKQGIPQLLEMLLLQADILDLKANPTKLAKGIIVEARLDRGRGPVATVLVQEGTLKVSDPFVCGWHYGRIRAMVDERGRKVHAAAPAEPVEILGLTGVPEAGTSLVAVADEATARQVAEHRRGKQREADLVKTAKISLDELYQQIQAGDVKELRLVLKADVQGSVEALSEALSRLSSDEVRLNVLHASVGGITESDVLLASASNAVVIGFNVRPEAKANDVADREGVDVRLYTVIYDVINDVRDAMEGLLEPAFRERVLGRAEVRQVFTVPSVGSVGGSFITDGKVVRNGLARLVRDHVVVYTGKVSSLRRFKDDAREVQAGYECGIGLENYQDMKVGDVIETFELEKVQRRLAPAAGRGAPVERRA, encoded by the coding sequence TTGACGAACGGCCGGCGGTGGCGGTTGGGGACGAGCGGGTGGCGGTGGATACCGAAGGGCACACCGTGGTCGAGCGTCGCGTCCGGACCAACGTGATCAGACGGCGCACGACCCGAGCCGATTCCGTGCCCGGTCTCGAGACGGCTTTCCCGGAGGGGGCAACCCTGCCCCCGTTGAGTGGCGAGCCGTTCGAAGTGCCTGCCGATTTGTTCGAGACGACTTTTGCCCCCGAGCTCTTGCCGGAGGCCCCGTTGTCCTCTTTCTCGGCGACGGAGCCGCCTCAATATGCGCCGCAAACGGCAGTGTCGGGTCAGGCCGCAGGATCGGAGTCGGCGGCTCCGGTCGAGGCCCATGCCCCGGCGGCCATGGCCGCGGATGTCGCAGCGTCCGCCCCGGTGGCGCCACGCATGGTGCCGCCCCCGCCGCCTCCGCCGGTGGCGAGGCCGGCGGCGCCGAAGGCGAGGGTCGAGGCGCCGGAGTTGCAGTCGCCCTTCGCGCAACGTGGGCCGAAGGTCATTGGCCGTATCGATCTGCGGAAGACACAGCCGGCGCCGGCACCCGCAGCGCCGCCACGTCAGCGTCACACCGCAACCGCCGAGCCGCCCCCTCCGATGGCGCCGCCGGCAGAGGACGCCAAGCCGAAACGAAAGAAGCGGAAGGTCATCAAGCAGACCGACATGCGTGAGACGGTCGATCAGGACCGTCGTTTCGGCCGACCGCCCCGGAAGAAAAAGGCTCTGCCGGGTAAGGAGATCCGCAAGACTGAGATCACCACGCCGCGGGCGAGCAAGCGCGTGGTGCGCATTTCCGAAGTCATTACGGTCGGCGATCTTGCCAGGGCGATGGGGGTTAAGGCGGGCGAAGTCATCAAGAAGCTCATGGACTCCGGCATGATGGCTGCGATCAATCAGGTGCTCGATTACGACACCGCCGCGTACATCGCGTCGGAGTTCGAGTACATCGTGGAGAACGTCGCCTTCGACGCGGAGTCGATGCTGGAGGAGAAGGTCGAGAAGGTCGCGGTCGATGAGGGGCTCCAGACGCGGCCGCCCGTGGTTACGATCATGGGCCACGTCGACCACGGGAAGACTTCGTTGCTCGATGCGATCCGCCACACGAACGTTACGGCGGGCGAGGCGGGTGGGATCACTCAGCACATCGGTGCCTACAGCGTGGATGTCGACGAGCGGCGGGTGACGTTCCTCGATACGCCGGGGCACGAGGCGTTCACTGCGATGAGGGCGCGCGGGGCGAAGGTCACCGACATCGTCGTGCTCGTGGTCGCCGCGGATGACGGGGTCATGCCGCAGACCGTCGAAGCCATTAATCACGCCCGGGCGGCGGGTGTTCCCATCGTGGTTGCCATCAATAAGATCGACAAGCCCGAGGCGAACCTGGAGCGCATCAAGCAGCAATTGGCCGACTACGGGCTGGTGGCCGAGGACTGGGGCGGCGACACGGTCTGCGTGCCGGTGTCGGCTCGGTCGAAGCAGGGCATCCCGCAACTGCTCGAAATGTTGCTGCTGCAAGCCGACATCCTGGATCTGAAAGCGAATCCCACCAAACTGGCGAAGGGCATCATCGTCGAGGCCCGACTCGATCGGGGCCGCGGGCCGGTCGCTACGGTGCTCGTGCAAGAGGGGACACTGAAAGTCAGCGACCCCTTCGTCTGCGGTTGGCACTATGGTCGCATCCGCGCGATGGTCGACGAGCGCGGACGCAAGGTGCACGCCGCCGCACCGGCTGAACCGGTAGAGATCCTCGGTTTGACCGGGGTCCCCGAGGCGGGAACTTCGCTGGTCGCGGTAGCCGACGAAGCGACTGCGCGTCAGGTGGCGGAGCATCGGCGCGGCAAGCAGCGCGAGGCCGATCTGGTCAAGACCGCCAAGATATCGCTGGACGAACTTTACCAGCAAATCCAGGCCGGTGATGTCAAGGAGTTGCGGCTGGTACTGAAGGCCGACGTGCAGGGGTCGGTGGAGGCGCTTTCCGAGGCCCTCAGTCGGCTGTCAAGCGACGAGGTACGCCTGAACGTTCTGCACGCGTCGGTGGGGGGGATTACGGAAAGCGACGTGCTGCTGGCATCGGCGTCGAACGCGGTGGTGATCGGCTTCAACGTGCGGCCGGAGGCCAAGGCCAACGATGTCGCGGACAGAGAGGGCGTGGATGTTCGTCTGTACACGGTGATTTACGACGTCATCAACGACGTCCGCGACGCCATGGAGGGCTTGCTCGAACCGGCCTTCCGCGAACGCGTGCTCGGGCGCGCCGAGGTGCGGCAGGTTTTCACGGTTCCGAGCGTTGGATCGGTCGGGGGATCGTTTATCACCGACGGAAAGGTGGTTCGCAACGGGTTGGCTCGCCTCGTGCGCGATCACGTCGTGGTCTACACGGGCAAGGTGTCGAGCTTGCGCCGCTTCAAAGATGACGCGCGCGAAGTCCAGGCGGGGTACGAGTGCGGGATAGGTTTGGAGAACTACCAGGACATGAAGGTTGGCGACGTCATCGAAACCTTCGAATTGGAGAAGGTGCAGCGGCGGTTGGCGCCGGCCGCCGGTCGGGGCGCACCCGTCGAAAGACGCGCCTGA
- a CDS encoding DUF503 domain-containing protein, which translates to MVVGVLKLTLFLPENHSLKGKRGVLKRIKARVANSFNVSIAECDGHDLWQRAVIGVCQVGTDAGYVDGALRQVVRFVEEMQVAQLAEEHIEILHC; encoded by the coding sequence GTGGTTGTCGGCGTCTTGAAGCTGACCTTGTTTCTCCCCGAGAACCACTCGCTCAAGGGGAAGCGCGGTGTCCTGAAGCGAATCAAGGCGCGGGTGGCGAATTCGTTCAATGTGTCGATTGCTGAGTGCGACGGCCACGACCTCTGGCAGCGAGCGGTTATTGGCGTCTGTCAGGTGGGGACGGATGCCGGATACGTCGACGGAGCGTTGCGCCAGGTGGTGCGGTTCGTCGAGGAGATGCAGGTGGCGCAGCTTGCAGAGGAACACATCGAGATCCTGCACTGCTAG
- the rbfA gene encoding 30S ribosome-binding factor RbfA — MSGRRAVRVAESVRAVIAELLLREIKDPRVGMVTLTAVHITDDLRHCKVYFSCVGDDDARARALAGLRSAAGFVRRQLTQRLALRYAPDVTFAFDPSLETSERLNALLRGERESEE; from the coding sequence GTGAGCGGGCGCCGTGCCGTGCGTGTTGCCGAATCGGTGCGCGCGGTGATCGCAGAATTGCTCCTGCGTGAGATCAAGGACCCGCGGGTCGGGATGGTGACACTCACCGCCGTGCACATCACCGACGACCTGCGGCACTGCAAGGTCTACTTCAGTTGCGTCGGGGATGACGATGCACGGGCGCGTGCCCTTGCCGGCTTACGGAGTGCTGCCGGCTTCGTGCGCCGACAACTGACGCAGCGTCTGGCGTTGCGCTACGCGCCGGATGTTACGTTCGCCTTCGACCCCAGTCTGGAGACGAGCGAGCGCCTCAATGCGCTGCTCCGCGGCGAACGCGAGTCCGAAGAATGA
- the truB gene encoding tRNA pseudouridine(55) synthase TruB, translating to MDGLLIVDKPAGLTSAEVVRVVKRRFGCKTGHLGTLDPFATGVLPLCLGAATRIAQFLNAADKAYTGTIRLGARTDTGDPTGAIVEEATVPMLTADRLAAVAREFTGDIEQIPPMYSAVKVGGTPLYKLARRGEVIEREVRQVRVTAFVLSVGAAPDQIDFTIECSKGTYVRVIAEGVALALGGVGHLMTLRRTRFGPFGIEEAVLLTRIETGSVQCLGMREALRGLAEIRLDAEQARLVRHGYQPVLALLARGVPAQVAKLVDPADALAAVVIADEEGRWGFGRVLAPEEKQ from the coding sequence GTGGACGGGTTGCTGATTGTTGACAAGCCGGCCGGGCTCACCTCGGCCGAGGTGGTGCGTGTGGTCAAGCGGCGTTTCGGCTGCAAGACGGGTCACCTGGGAACGCTCGATCCGTTTGCCACCGGAGTGCTGCCGCTCTGTCTGGGCGCGGCCACCAGGATCGCGCAGTTCCTCAACGCCGCCGACAAGGCGTACACGGGCACCATCCGCCTTGGTGCGCGCACCGACACCGGCGACCCGACCGGGGCGATCGTCGAGGAGGCGACGGTGCCGATGCTGACGGCCGACCGTCTGGCGGCTGTGGCGCGCGAATTCACGGGGGACATCGAACAGATTCCGCCCATGTACTCGGCGGTGAAGGTGGGTGGTACCCCCTTGTACAAGCTGGCCAGGAGGGGGGAGGTGATCGAACGGGAGGTGCGCCAGGTGCGCGTCACCGCGTTCGTGCTCTCGGTTGGGGCCGCGCCTGACCAGATCGACTTCACGATCGAATGCTCGAAGGGTACGTACGTCCGCGTGATTGCAGAGGGAGTGGCGCTCGCACTGGGCGGCGTCGGCCACTTGATGACCTTGCGGCGGACGAGATTCGGCCCCTTCGGGATCGAGGAGGCGGTGCTCCTGACCCGGATCGAGACCGGGTCGGTGCAGTGCCTGGGGATGAGGGAAGCGTTGCGGGGACTAGCGGAGATACGGCTCGATGCCGAGCAAGCCAGACTGGTGCGGCACGGTTACCAACCGGTGCTGGCCCTGCTGGCTCGCGGTGTGCCCGCGCAGGTTGCCAAATTGGTGGATCCGGCGGATGCGCTGGCCGCCGTGGTGATCGCCGACGAGGAGGGCCGCTGGGGCTTTGGACGGGTGCTCGCCCCGGAGGAAAAGCAGTGA
- a CDS encoding thioredoxin domain-containing protein, which translates to MIGNVVPIRTQNRIAAALVLLAVAGMGVSATIGRIHHRLTVEAGYTSFCNVSSRVNCDAVLTSTYASLLGLPMSSWALLFYGAIVLLAVVFVVSVDRGRRNLVAKLLFLAQVWGLLLAVYLAGVAFVVLQTVCLMCAALYVVSMLSLPTAWWLLSATGDCGRGAVFGDGFVRLGMVAAVVGVAGVGFVQAWERARSSGGRDAAGVCAADPQFCNWFTAQPRLQVPGGGGHSRGPDTAEVTIVEFSDFACGHCRGFRDTLDTLQAGAGQNVRLVFRHFPLDGSCNGAVQSSIHPDACLAAVASECAGEQGQFWAYHDTLFENQKALGRPFLLQYAERIGLDVGRFTVCLDSPAPRARVEADTRVAAALGVESTPTVFLNGRRIAGALDGRGLTDALVLTRSATRESEPSH; encoded by the coding sequence GTGATCGGGAACGTCGTGCCGATTCGAACGCAAAACCGAATAGCAGCGGCCCTTGTCCTCCTCGCCGTGGCGGGTATGGGGGTGAGCGCGACAATCGGGCGCATCCACCATCGCTTGACGGTGGAGGCCGGCTACACGAGCTTCTGCAACGTGAGCTCGCGGGTCAACTGCGATGCCGTGCTGACCAGTACATACGCCAGCTTACTCGGCCTCCCGATGTCTAGCTGGGCGTTGCTATTTTACGGTGCCATCGTCTTGCTTGCCGTCGTCTTCGTGGTCAGCGTCGACCGTGGACGGCGTAACCTGGTGGCGAAGTTGTTGTTCCTGGCGCAGGTCTGGGGACTGCTGTTGGCGGTATACCTTGCCGGCGTGGCGTTCGTGGTGCTGCAGACGGTCTGCCTGATGTGTGCGGCACTCTACGTCGTGAGCATGTTGTCGTTGCCCACGGCATGGTGGTTGCTGTCGGCCACGGGCGACTGCGGCAGAGGGGCAGTGTTCGGCGATGGGTTCGTCCGCCTCGGCATGGTTGCCGCCGTTGTCGGTGTGGCTGGTGTCGGGTTTGTGCAGGCATGGGAAAGGGCCAGATCGAGCGGTGGGCGGGATGCGGCGGGGGTATGTGCGGCCGATCCGCAGTTCTGTAACTGGTTCACTGCCCAGCCGCGCCTTCAAGTCCCAGGGGGCGGCGGTCACAGCCGCGGCCCCGACACCGCCGAGGTTACCATTGTCGAGTTCTCGGACTTCGCTTGCGGGCATTGCCGGGGCTTTCGCGACACCCTCGACACGCTGCAGGCCGGCGCCGGGCAGAACGTGCGTCTCGTCTTCCGCCATTTCCCTCTGGATGGAAGCTGCAACGGTGCGGTTCAATCGAGTATCCATCCGGACGCCTGCCTGGCGGCGGTGGCCTCGGAGTGCGCAGGGGAGCAGGGGCAGTTCTGGGCGTACCATGACACCCTATTCGAGAATCAGAAGGCTCTGGGGCGTCCGTTCCTGCTCCAGTATGCGGAAAGAATCGGTCTCGATGTGGGGCGTTTCACGGTGTGCCTCGATTCGCCGGCGCCGCGTGCACGAGTCGAGGCCGATACGCGGGTCGCCGCGGCGCTCGGTGTGGAGTCGACGCCGACGGTTTTCCTCAACGGGCGGCGGATCGCCGGTGCGCTTGACGGGCGCGGATTGACCGATGCCCTGGTGCTGACGCGCAGCGCGACCCGCGAGAGTGAGCCAAGTCATTGA